The region GTTCCCTTGCCGAGCACTGTAAATAAATGCAGTGAAAAGTGCCATAATGTACCTTTTATATAAATACATTATTtataagtaattattatttttatatagACAAGTTGATACTTGTAGAACTGCTTTCAGAGTGCTCAATAGTAAACTAGAGCATAGTAGAGgtgaaacaaatcaaaagTATATTTGACTtgtcattttattactatttagtTTAGTACAACACAACTTGTGTGCTGCTCTCATCAGATTTAGTCATTTTACAAGCCAAAGATGCTTACCTCTACACAAGTTTCCACCTCAGAAAAGTCATTCATTATTGGCAAAATAGTCtaaatacaaaaatgaaaacacagtAATTTGGTTCTGGCCACAATGATAAGCTTAATAAATCATGAAAGTGCCTACTAAATAATAAGTGATAATAACAAAAAGGtgttataatattataaattgTACTTTAAGgaaaatgcacaaaaatacTTTATTTTATACTCATGTACTCACATCTATTACACTTCCATCTGAGAGATCAGACTGCAATattcaaaacataaaaatcatttttctaatCTGCTAACCATTGTTTTTACTGTGTTATTATTCTATTCTGTCAAAAAGCAACAAGTTTTTTTGGGAATATTAGTAAAGATCCAGCCAATATTCTTACTGTTCAACTAGCAAACACTGACTTATTACAAGACAGATTTTCATCACCAAAGCAGAATTTAAACTAACTTTGTTACCAACTATAATGACAGGTTTTGCTGTGTCATCTTCCTCTGCAGCCTGCCTTATGAGTGGCAACCAGTATGAGGTtatctgttaaaaaaaaaaaagaaagaaagaagaaaaactgatCAATAATAGTTATCACtcattattcttattattgctcattatcattattcgctctgacgaagggctaacgctcaaaacctcagctttctaaatctttcacagtggtaattcaactttcatcaactcatttgataaaacccaatttttgtttctctccTTCCGATGCggcatcacagtttctttagaaactagcaatctaataataataatcatcatcactttgtttgtttgttaactTGACAATGTAGCATCATAAGTGAGCAAACTGTAACACATTTTTACATTAATAgcttttttgctttcaactGTGGGAAGTTGGCAGGGTGTTCATTAGGCACCGGAATCAGAGAATTCTCCAGCTACTACACAGAATTCTTTGgctaaattttgcttgtttcctgAGAGAGCTTTGCCCTTCCATAATAATCCTCCTGTTCCTTACAGTATTCTCCCACTActccaataatattattaatgaaaaACCCTGAGTTGGTTGTCTTTTTGTgcataaaaaatattataagtaACTGTTATCCAGTGCATCTGTGAAGTGTAGGTGCTATTGCTCTTGGTTGTCTACTCTTTTAGAGAGGCTGTCAGGGTAGAGGGAGAATTGAAAGACCAAGACAAAAGACCCTCACCACAGATTACACGAAATTTTGTGTTAGTATACCTGTGGTGCAGACAGATGGTCGGGCGGTTGGTGTACGGTCATGTGattgccaaattttcttgGATGGGTagtttaccacattttcttaccCATGGTGCTCTGCTGCATGCACTTTACACGCGCGAGCTCCGCTTAAAAGGTACGCCCCTCATTATATCAAGATGCTGCCAGAGGACAAAGTCAAACGTCAAATAACTCAACTGTCATTACCCTTTCAAGAGTCTCCTCCACCATCACATCAAAGACCACGCAAACTACATTTGCCTGagggaaaaaagtcaacatcacacaataaataattattttaaaaagatgTTCCTCAACCTAAATTATGCTAGCTTGGTTGAAAAATGGTCTTTCCTGACATGtagcttgaaaaaaaattaagagatCAATAAAACAGGGTTTAATACTATCATTTatcaatatcattattattactattattattattccttgattgaaaaggaTCGTCTGgttgattggagtcctgagaaggactgttgttagtgactgacttttcgacaacctgtgcggaagccatcttcagagtcaagtggtagtgttagtcagttaaaaattcaaaaaccctggtgagcagggtttttgaattttcttggtgagcagggtttttgaattggTAAGCAggatttttgaattttcaactgactaacactaccacttgactctgaagatggcttccacacaggttgttgaaacgtcagtcactaacaacagtccttcttaGGACTCCAAtaacccagatgatctttttcaatcaagatatGTTagtcctgggttcaaacccttttcttcttattattattattacaactaTTCTAATTACCTTGATAATTTCATCTACTAGCATGTCTTCTGATTGCTCTAAGGCTAGAAAGGAATCAAACCCATTACTTTCATCCCTGCTAAAGAATAACACCCTATGATTGCACATGCTCACATGATCTATTCAAACCTTTTTGTAGGCCGAGGAGCAGGGGGGCAAGAGGGGCTGGAGcccccaaaacaaaaatggcaccacGAACATGGTGAGAACAGTATAAAACTGTTTTAGCAGAATTATTGTGgtcatttcaaaaatgaatCTCTTGACAAAATAACATGTTGTAGGCCATTTCAATGTGCATACATTTGAGAAATCAATGAACCAGTGGATTCTTCTACCAACTAGACATGAAAGGCTTTCCATTGACACAACAGAAGTCTAGAAAGTGAACGCGATCTTTGGTTGTCTCAGAACACAAACAGATGCTACGCTTAAGGTATTTCTGGTGAATAATGAGCCATACAAAGCCTCTTTTTGTAAAGTGAATGTATGTCTGTGCTTGGCTTCCTGGTCGGTCAGTCCCCTTACGTTTCAAAATACTCTACTACCTCTACCTTTTGAGAAACCTCAAGATCACTCCCTTTGAACATTCAGTTCAATATTTTACACCACAATCGCAATGTCTCCAAGAATCAAACTGCTTACATCACACACAGAAAGACGCAGGATGAAACATGACAACCAAGATGATTTATAGACTgtaaacatttatttatttttttttattaaaagggaaaaaagattGAAACATTGTCCAAAACAGCAGGGCTAACTTGTTCAAAGAAATGTTAGTGCTGACCCAAGGTTAaagagaatcaaaaccaatagTTTTCGGTGATGTTTCaagtgcctatgaagcgaaattttttattatcttatttgaCAGAGCtttaaaaatgatgaagaatggcatttattttattgtgatagcacccttggttgccgagttattcaagattttgatttatgcaaattatatgacttgtgacgtcataaagtggacacaaagtggtgtaaaatcacaaaaaatttaGTATCTCTCACAACTTTTTCTGAATAGAGCTTAAACTtagtacagttgttacactcatcacaaagttccaaaGTGTCCacaaaatgacgtcacaagtcatctaatttgcataaatcaaaatcttgaataactcagcaaccaagagtgctatcacaataaaataaacgccattcttcatcattttgaaagctctttcaaataagctaataaaaaatttcacttcataggcactttaccATGGTTTAGCGTAAATACTGCTACAAACAACTTGGCCCACGAGCTCATTTTAGATAGCATACCACAGTAATCCACAATGTGCGTTGGGACTTTTTCTGGAGTGACATCAGCAGGAATTGTTATTTCCTCTGCTTTGGTTGGAACcttggaataaaaaaaatgtacttGAAATATGCCAAACTCAATCTTGAACCAAAAACTGTCCACCTAAGCGAATGacgaaaaacaagaaagaaaaatgtgctCAATCTGCACAAAAGTCTATGTATCCTATGGGTGGGCTGTAAACACCAACAAAAGAAGCTAATGATTACATATCTAACAGATCTTTTGTGTTTATCCATCATCGTGGTGGTACTGATGAACACAATGGAAAGACCGCCTATTTATACAACTTCTGTTCCACCTTTTAACACTGCAAGGTTTACTGTAGTTATGACAAATTAGGTATTAAATGAATATAGGCCACTAGATTCAAGTGAAGCTACAGATGATGCACCTATTTCGATCACTCTGTTAAGTAGTGATTTTGGTCGTAATATTGAGTAGTGACAACTGTGTTCCATTTTCCTCTAATCTATAGATTCGTTTGAGGGAAAACACGATAAGCTGACAAGAATATTATTTCATAAGATCATAAGTACTCTGGGATATTTCAGACTGAAATACCGAAGAGTAAGTTTAATTTACCTCTTCTGGGAATTCCTCACTGACcagggacaaaattaatgaagttttTCCAACTTGAGCTGCCAGACAAAATTGGAATAAAAGTGTACCATAAAGCCCACAGTCATGAtcatatttgttattattaaaacaacTACAAACTGTCATTTACTTACGATCGCCCACGAGCAATATTCGTACGTCCTTCATTATTTAGCATATAATCGAGATTATATTTTACAAAACTAACCGAACGACAATCGAttttaatgatgaaaaaacaattataaGAAACTCAGTTTGGCATAAAGAGATCTAGATTTCGATTTTCCACTCCTTCTTTCCACTCATTTTTGGTCCATATTTACCGCCTCAATAAAATTGGGAAGTAATGCGCATGGTCAGTGATTTTTTGCCACTGTTCGTCTGCTGGCGCAGATAGGAACAAGGCAAAGGAAGGCCAAATAATAAGTTTGTGTAGGGTCGTTTTAGCAGTCGAAAAAAAGGTTCTACTCTTCATTCTTTATTGCAAGATCTTCTTTTCTATTTGCTTTTACCGGTGTGACATTGTTGTTTTCCTCCACCCCCAACACTCtcataaatggaaaaatataggaaaattttaatttgttaggGGAATCTCTCATATTGCGATTGTATCCTGGTGTTTGTTTCTGCTCAATTTCACCAAAGGGaataaatttaacttttcATGTTGCATTGCAAGAGTGCAAGGAATAGCAAGCATTATACAATATGGtgctatttaaaaaatattgatgtaTGTGCAAAATTATGTCACTCAGTATTAACACTGTCACATGACTAAGAGACAACAAGAAGGGAGGCAACCTTGTTCCCTGGGTTTCTCTTctaattggcaaaaatgataaacCCCGTGAATGAGGTTGGAGGGGAGTGGACCaaagaaaattagaaaaaaagcCTTAATGGAAATCACGAAGTGCGTATGCAGAAATGGTTTTCTGACCATTTCCTTTTCAATCACAAGTATGGAAGTGAAATTCACTGTCTCAGCACCATCGAAAAGATAAACTTGGCGCTCTCTTTCCTACGattcaatgataataattattaattgtcCTTGAGATTTTCGACGTGTTCCTCTCTTTATTGTTGGCTTCACACCATGAAAATGGCAGATGACATCCTGGCATGTGATAATTCACGATAACCCATGTACAGCTGTGCAATCATCATTTTGTTTGGGTTTGAAAATATGCTAAACCACAAATTCTGTGCACTAAACTCTTGGGAATTCAGTTGTCCATCAGAATAAACTAATCTTAATCGAGTGCATAACAACTTGCCACGTTTCCACCACCaaatcataattatttgcaaGTACACTTTTTTTAATGCTTTCTCAAAAATTCTTAAATACATTTCATTATAAATTCAAGGCCACTCGGCATTATTattgacattttctttcagaacAAAATAGTTGTCACTAACATCTCTTTAAGAAACACTATACATTTTCACTTATGAACAAAACTTTTTTGTACAAATGTACACCGTTGGAGAAATATTGTAACTtattttggaaacaaaatttacaattctTCTGTGACAGTTTTCATCACTTCTTTTCAGGTATTTCTTTATACAAATTTAAGAACCCTCTAAGTAAActcaaaacacaaagaaaaaagctttatGCTAGTATTGGCAACTGGGCTGTTGGGTTGAAATTTCCTAATTCACCGACGTTAAACCAGTCGAAAACTGGAGAAGAAATAAATGAGCTTCGTGTGGGTTCCAGCCCACTACGTGGTTGAGAAAAGCTGTGAGGGAAATTCTCTTTTGGTGAACGGTAGTTGAATTCCCTGGCGTTCGCTGACAACGGTGCAGGGGATGTTCTCTTTGTTCGGAACTTGAAAAGCGAATTTTCGTCCGCTGTGCTCCAACTGCTATATGAGAATGGCGAATTGAATGACGTTGACGTAGTGGATGAAGGAGAGAAAACGGGCGAAGAACGATCAGCCATTAATCGGGGAGGGCTTTGACTTCTAAACGGAACTGTACTAATACTACTTTTTGTTCCTCTGTTATGGCCATTTAAAAGATTCACCCAACGAGTGGTTTCGTCGCAAATTTCTTCATGTTTCTGTTCTTCTTTATAAATTGTCTTGACGGTCCCTTGTTCGCCTAGACGCaaggtcaataataaaatagaCATTAGTTATTCATACAAAACCTTTGAGATATCTGCCGACGGTGTTCACAAGGGAAATAGTTTTATGAAAGGAACAAGTAGGAAGAAGGTTAAAAATAATGACTGTTGGAGGAACATTATGTATGGGAAAGAAGGTCTCTCATTTGAGATACGACTAGAAGATGAATGAAACACAAGTCGCAACTTGTTACATATTTGCTTACGCAAGCAAACTTTGGCGAACGTGATCTTTTAGAGCTCCCGAATTTTCGAACAAAGTTTGTATTGAAAGGCGGCCCAGGGGATTCTAACACTAATCTGTGGTAAAAGGTATGGAAAATCATGGCATCATTTAAAAGAGATCCCAAACAAATCTTTTAGTTTCATTTCAAGACAGCCGTGAGGCATCTCAACAACTGAAGGCACAGTAAACTTACTCACCGATTCTGAAAGAAACTTCTCCTGGATCGATCCACAAACACAGTTTTTCTGGTAAATTAGCTTTTACATCTTGACGACTAAGTCCACTGTCGTTTGCGGCAGAGCTGAGAACAGGATCTAAAC is a window of Acropora palmata chromosome 11, jaAcrPala1.3, whole genome shotgun sequence DNA encoding:
- the LOC141858946 gene encoding protein Tob1-like, whose amino-acid sequence is MEVELQVAVNFLIGYLVNKLPRRRVQLFGEEVVKRLTEKFDGHWYPEKPSKGSGYRCLLITDSLDPVLSSAANDSGLSRQDVKANLPEKLCLWIDPGEVSFRIGEQGTVKTIYKEEQKHEEICDETTRWVNLLNGHNRGTKSSISTVPFRSQSPPRLMADRSSPVFSPSSTTSTSFNSPFSYSSWSTADENSLFKFRTKRTSPAPLSANAREFNYRSPKENFPHSFSQPRSGLEPTRSSFISSPVFDWFNVGELGNFNPTAQLPILA